The Winogradskyella schleiferi genome has a window encoding:
- a CDS encoding type III pantothenate kinase, translated as MNLIVDVGNTYVKFAVFDDTKLIYKVSFKLVEFQNQFRTLKNDFPNLKNAIISSVGHLSKEQVGFIASDLKVIELNSNTKLPFQNRYTTPKTLGVDRMALVSASVQQFSDKNVLIIDAGTCITYDFITSGNHYLGGAISPGIRLRYKSLNNLTANLPLLETKKPRCIIGDSTEESIHSGVVNGVVKEIDGVIGQYLEDYIDLTVILTGGDTNFLSNQLKNTIFANSNFLLEGLNFILEYNSK; from the coding sequence ATGAATCTTATTGTAGATGTGGGAAATACGTACGTTAAGTTTGCTGTTTTTGATGACACAAAATTAATTTATAAGGTCAGTTTTAAACTTGTTGAGTTTCAAAATCAATTCAGAACACTTAAAAACGATTTTCCCAATTTAAAGAATGCCATAATTTCTTCAGTTGGGCACTTATCTAAGGAACAGGTCGGATTTATAGCTTCTGATCTAAAGGTTATTGAATTAAATTCAAATACAAAATTGCCTTTTCAGAATCGTTATACAACTCCAAAAACGCTAGGAGTAGATCGAATGGCTTTGGTAAGTGCTTCCGTTCAACAGTTTTCAGATAAAAATGTTTTGATTATAGATGCAGGAACCTGTATAACTTATGATTTTATTACTTCAGGGAATCATTATCTTGGAGGTGCGATTTCTCCAGGCATTAGGTTGCGCTATAAATCTTTAAATAATTTAACCGCAAATCTTCCGTTATTAGAGACGAAGAAGCCTAGATGTATTATTGGCGATTCTACAGAAGAATCCATTCATTCAGGTGTTGTCAATGGTGTCGTTAAAGAAATTGATGGAGTTATTGGTCAATATCTTGAGGATTACATAGATTTAACAGTTATTTTAACAGGTGGAGACACCAATTTTTTGTCAAACCAATTAAAAAATACCATATTTGCGAATTCAAATTTTCTATTGGAGGGTTTGAATTTTATTCTAGAATATAATTCAAAATAA
- a CDS encoding outer membrane beta-barrel protein: MIKKFIVICITIIGSVAFAQQGTGSPYSFYGIGSLKFKGTVENRSMGGIGVYLDSIHVNLKNPAAYAGKNLESFGFEGESRPVKFAVAGTMSDATLKSNSGEAETNSTIFDYIAISIPVGKFGFGFGVLPYTSVGYRLNDIDADNVLTNRYTGEGGVNRVFAGLGYQINDEWSVGLDFNYNFGNIQNTALEIEYTPEGNVVQYQTREFNRSDLSGLNLNFGVAYKTMINDKFELSVTATYAPGSKLSSDNVRTFSTVSLNSSTLEISNIFQTIDAVLADENLEQTDLTLPSRLSLGAGIGAPRSWFVGAEYTFQNTSDFSNPVFPNDNSTFENSSQVSIGGFYIPNYNAFSGYYKRVVYRAGFNFGNTGLVVKNESIKEFGISFGLGLPVGNRNLFSNANLGLELGRRGTTNQNLIQENFVNFNVSLSLNSRWFQQKKYN; this comes from the coding sequence ATGATAAAAAAATTCATTGTAATTTGTATTACAATTATAGGTTCCGTTGCTTTTGCACAACAAGGAACTGGTTCACCATATTCATTTTATGGTATTGGAAGTCTAAAATTTAAAGGTACTGTAGAAAATCGTAGCATGGGAGGTATTGGTGTTTACTTAGATAGTATTCATGTTAATTTAAAGAATCCCGCTGCTTATGCTGGTAAAAACTTGGAGTCTTTTGGCTTTGAAGGCGAAAGTAGACCAGTAAAATTTGCTGTTGCAGGAACCATGTCTGACGCAACCTTAAAAAGCAATTCAGGTGAGGCTGAAACCAATAGTACCATTTTTGATTATATCGCCATATCAATACCAGTAGGTAAATTTGGGTTTGGTTTTGGAGTATTGCCTTACACTTCTGTGGGTTATAGGCTTAATGATATTGATGCGGACAACGTTTTAACGAACCGATATACAGGTGAAGGCGGTGTAAACCGAGTTTTTGCAGGTCTAGGTTATCAAATTAATGACGAATGGAGTGTTGGCTTGGACTTTAACTATAACTTTGGGAATATTCAAAATACAGCACTCGAAATAGAATACACTCCTGAAGGTAATGTTGTACAATATCAAACAAGAGAGTTTAATAGATCTGATCTAAGTGGTTTAAATTTAAATTTCGGAGTCGCGTATAAAACCATGATTAACGATAAGTTTGAACTATCTGTAACAGCGACTTATGCACCGGGAAGTAAGCTTAGTTCGGATAATGTTAGAACTTTTTCTACCGTTTCTTTAAATTCATCTACGTTAGAGATTTCAAACATTTTCCAAACAATTGATGCTGTTTTGGCTGATGAAAATCTTGAGCAAACCGATCTCACATTACCTTCAAGATTATCGCTTGGTGCTGGAATTGGAGCGCCTAGATCTTGGTTTGTAGGAGCAGAATATACCTTTCAAAATACCAGTGATTTTTCTAATCCAGTATTTCCCAATGATAATTCTACCTTCGAAAATTCATCCCAAGTGTCTATAGGTGGATTTTATATTCCAAACTATAATGCCTTCTCAGGTTACTATAAACGAGTTGTTTACAGGGCTGGTTTTAACTTTGGAAATACAGGTTTAGTTGTAAAAAATGAATCGATTAAAGAGTTTGGCATATCTTTTGGATTAGGTTTACCAGTAGGAAACCGAAATTTATTTTCTAATGCCAATTTAGGCTTAGAATTAGGAAGAAGAGGCACAACGAATCAAAATTTAATTCAAGAGAATTTTGTAAACTTCAATGTAAGTTTATCTTTGAACTCTAGATGGTTTCAACAAAAGAAGTATAACTAA
- the lptC gene encoding LPS export ABC transporter periplasmic protein LptC, giving the protein MIKHNLHIIRNLVTAIVVTLFFSCKNDFDEVQKVGVLQNQPIGEAKDIDLKYTEFKEDTVRLIANLLSPKMLDYSNRNFAFNEFPEGIELKIYDANKNKTTITSDYAIVYNETNIIDLRGNVKIATHEKDTLFTEQLYYNQKLEWAFTNEPWLFKRAVGPLHGIGFDSDKEFKNFQMLEMGGQFELDN; this is encoded by the coding sequence ATGATAAAACATAATTTACATATTATAAGAAACTTAGTCACAGCAATTGTTGTGACTTTGTTTTTTTCTTGTAAAAATGATTTTGATGAGGTGCAGAAAGTAGGTGTATTACAAAATCAACCAATTGGTGAAGCTAAAGATATTGATTTAAAATATACGGAGTTTAAGGAAGATACGGTAAGGTTAATTGCCAATCTTCTCAGTCCTAAAATGTTGGATTATTCTAACAGGAATTTTGCATTTAACGAATTTCCAGAAGGTATTGAGCTCAAGATTTATGACGCCAACAAAAATAAAACCACCATAACTTCCGATTACGCCATTGTTTATAACGAAACCAATATTATTGATTTGCGTGGTAATGTGAAAATTGCAACACACGAAAAAGACACCTTATTTACGGAGCAACTGTATTACAATCAAAAATTGGAATGGGCATTTACAAACGAACCTTGGTTGTTTAAGCGCGCCGTGGGACCTTTACATGGTATTGGCTTTGACTCGGATAAAGAATTCAAGAACTTTCAAATGTTGGAAATGGGAGGCCAGTTTGAACTCGATAATTAG
- a CDS encoding tetratricopeptide repeat protein: MKTRITALFVALLMSVSTGFAQDDSQEECMNNLSMFDSYVKSKKYDDAYEPWKIVREKCPKFNRAIYAYGEKILTHKIENSTGAEQVAYIKDLMLLHDQSRQYFESKYDLGEVLADKANLAYKYRTELNMSDKQVYDMFDEAYKKDAKNFTSAKGLYTYFSLAVDLYDAGSKSPDETQKMFDKYDDVSAIIEDLIAGYTTNLNKYAEKEEAGQTLTKKEERYKGSYESNIEAFENQILGSMDKKLGDRANCEVLIPLYQKDYEENKQDALWLQRAMNKMGEKECTDDPMFEKLVEQKNRVKPDAKTAFYLGVLKEKQGKTAEADKYYNQSFELETDPLKKWKLVMRVAEKNYKRGNYGKARQQYMEALKLNPSNGGPYLRIAAMYAKSANNCGDTNFNKRAVFWLAANEAEKAGRVDGRLKSTAAKTAASYRASAPSKAEIFSAANAGETISIGCWIGRSITVPKG, translated from the coding sequence ATGAAGACGAGAATTACTGCCCTTTTTGTGGCTCTTTTAATGAGTGTAAGCACAGGTTTTGCTCAAGACGATAGTCAGGAAGAATGCATGAATAATCTATCTATGTTCGATAGTTATGTAAAGAGCAAGAAATATGATGATGCTTATGAGCCATGGAAAATTGTAAGGGAAAAGTGCCCTAAGTTCAACAGAGCGATCTATGCTTATGGAGAGAAAATATTAACACATAAGATAGAAAATTCAACAGGAGCAGAGCAGGTAGCATACATTAAGGACTTAATGTTGTTACATGATCAAAGTAGACAGTATTTTGAGTCTAAATACGATCTAGGAGAGGTTTTAGCGGACAAAGCGAATTTAGCTTACAAGTATAGAACGGAGCTCAATATGTCTGATAAACAAGTCTATGATATGTTTGATGAAGCTTACAAGAAGGATGCTAAGAACTTTACAAGCGCCAAAGGCTTATATACTTATTTTTCATTAGCAGTAGATTTGTATGACGCAGGATCTAAGTCACCTGATGAAACTCAGAAAATGTTTGATAAATACGATGATGTTAGCGCAATTATAGAAGATTTAATTGCAGGTTATACAACAAATCTGAATAAATATGCGGAAAAAGAAGAAGCGGGACAAACATTAACTAAGAAAGAAGAAAGGTATAAAGGGAGTTATGAGTCAAATATTGAGGCTTTCGAAAATCAGATATTGGGAAGTATGGACAAAAAGTTAGGTGATAGAGCTAACTGTGAGGTATTGATTCCTTTATATCAAAAAGATTACGAAGAGAATAAGCAAGATGCCCTTTGGTTACAACGTGCCATGAACAAAATGGGCGAAAAGGAATGTACTGATGACCCTATGTTTGAAAAATTAGTAGAACAAAAGAATAGAGTAAAACCAGATGCTAAAACAGCTTTTTATTTAGGAGTCTTAAAAGAAAAGCAAGGAAAAACAGCTGAAGCGGATAAATACTATAACCAGTCTTTTGAATTGGAAACAGATCCGCTTAAAAAATGGAAACTTGTAATGCGAGTAGCTGAGAAAAACTATAAAAGAGGGAACTATGGTAAAGCAAGACAACAATATATGGAAGCATTAAAGTTGAACCCCTCTAATGGAGGTCCATATTTAAGAATTGCAGCTATGTACGCCAAAAGTGCAAATAACTGTGGTGATACTAACTTTAATAAAAGAGCAGTATTCTGGTTAGCAGCTAATGAAGCAGAAAAAGCAGGACGAGTTGATGGAAGATTGAAATCTACAGCGGCGAAAACAGCAGCGAGTTATAGAGCTAGCGCGCCTTCTAAAGCGGAAATTTTTAGTGCAGCAAATGCAGGCGAAACGATCTCAATAGGTTGTTGGATTGGACGTTCAATAACCGTCCCAAAAGGTTAA
- a CDS encoding hemolysin family protein: protein MTADLVIIITTLILSAFFSGMEIAYVSSNKIHIEIEKKQGDFLGNILGKLTAKPSKYIATMLIGNNIALVIYGFKMGEVLIRWFQSMLPSDSTTLTYLFTDLQLLTQTVISTLVILITAEFLPKVFFQIYANTLLKILALPTYIFYLLFFWISDFIIWISDAVLKYIFRAEGEDVVLAMTKVELGNYITEQMESVDDHDDMDSEIQIFQNALDFSEVKAREVMVPRTEITAVEISDSIENLRQLFIDSGRTKIIVYKDNIDDILGYVHSFELFKKPKTIKSIIIRVGFVPETILIKDVLNILTKKRRSMAVVIDEYGGTSGIMTVEDIIEELFGEIEDEHDTVEMIEEQINDNTYKFSARLEVNYINETYKLNLPKGENYETLGGLIVHATEGIPEEKDDVLIDNFKFTVTEVSSTKIDEVILKILEVD, encoded by the coding sequence ATGACTGCTGACTTAGTCATTATAATTACAACACTTATACTTTCAGCTTTTTTTTCTGGAATGGAAATCGCTTATGTGTCTTCCAACAAAATCCATATAGAGATTGAAAAGAAACAAGGTGATTTCTTAGGAAACATCTTGGGCAAATTAACAGCAAAGCCTTCCAAATATATTGCTACCATGCTTATAGGTAACAATATCGCTTTGGTTATCTATGGTTTTAAAATGGGTGAGGTTTTGATACGCTGGTTTCAGTCTATGTTACCTTCAGATAGTACAACTTTAACCTATTTGTTTACAGATTTACAACTGTTAACCCAAACGGTAATTTCTACCTTGGTTATTTTAATTACAGCAGAATTTTTACCAAAAGTATTTTTTCAAATTTATGCCAATACCTTGCTGAAGATTTTAGCATTGCCAACCTATATTTTCTACCTGCTATTTTTTTGGATTTCAGATTTTATCATTTGGATTTCAGATGCGGTTTTAAAATACATCTTTAGAGCAGAAGGCGAGGACGTTGTTTTAGCAATGACCAAAGTGGAACTGGGAAATTACATTACAGAACAAATGGAATCGGTGGATGACCATGATGATATGGATAGTGAAATTCAAATATTTCAGAATGCTTTGGATTTTTCAGAAGTAAAAGCACGTGAAGTTATGGTACCAAGAACTGAGATAACTGCGGTAGAGATTTCAGATAGTATTGAAAATTTAAGACAGCTTTTTATAGATTCTGGGCGTACTAAAATTATTGTTTATAAAGATAACATTGATGATATTTTAGGCTATGTGCATTCTTTCGAACTATTCAAAAAACCAAAAACAATCAAATCGATCATAATCAGGGTAGGATTTGTGCCAGAAACGATTTTGATAAAGGATGTTCTTAATATTTTGACCAAAAAACGTCGCAGTATGGCAGTGGTTATAGACGAATATGGAGGAACCTCTGGAATTATGACCGTTGAAGATATCATCGAAGAATTATTTGGGGAAATTGAAGATGAACACGATACGGTTGAGATGATTGAAGAACAAATCAATGATAATACTTATAAGTTTTCAGCACGCTTGGAAGTCAATTATATCAACGAAACCTATAAACTGAACCTTCCTAAAGGAGAAAATTATGAAACATTAGGAGGTTTAATTGTGCACGCCACAGAAGGAATTCCTGAGGAAAAAGATGATGTATTAATCGATAATTTCAAGTTTACGGTTACCGAAGTATCTTCGACAAAAATTGATGAGGTGATCTTAAAAATCCTTGAAGTAGATTGA
- a CDS encoding peptidylprolyl isomerase, protein MAVLNKIRQRSLILIFVIAMALFAFVIGDLFKNSTAFSGGSQDVVATINGEDINRNEFQQKVKNYQDRSGGRQTSTQSMNAIYNQELRKIVLQTETDELGLSVEKDEMRDLLKNSFSSYPEFQDENGNFDVNRLNAFIANLKDLNGEAAPLGNFMVNYDSWTNNEQAIAANAVQQTYYNMIKAGVGTTIAEAEDEYLADAKTVDIRYVQIPYTTIADSLVEVSKSDIKAYMDKHKDTYKTEATTEVVYVEFKEEASKADEEKIKADLMALKSDKQEYNESSKNTETIPGFDSATDMEEFVNSNSDIKYSDSYLRAAELPATVKDTLLKLNVGDYYGPYKDGEYYKLSKVVAKKQMPDSVKVRHILIPNVGGQRADPSVTKTPEEAKKTADSILAKINSGTKFLDLLDLSSDKVSNEKDGEIEFDYKAGMAPEFKAYAFENEVGDIDVVQTSFGYHIIEILDQTSFNQTVKLATLADEIEPSDETLQEVFNKMSKFEIAAKDGDFNELAKERDLTVKPITFKELDENIPGLGSQRNVVRWAFEDDTEVGDFKNFPISNFGFIVAKVVDKREKGMMSTEDASITALPEIRKEKKAKMIREKITATTVADIAKNQGQSARNAAAVTLSNTTLSGAGVEPKVVGAAFGLEEGETSKPIDGEKGVYVVEVTKINEATELDNYTSIMNRLNSERRNAVQSKVFTALEKAAEIEDNRAKTVY, encoded by the coding sequence ATGGCAGTTTTAAATAAAATTAGACAACGCTCATTGATATTAATCTTTGTAATTGCGATGGCGTTATTTGCCTTTGTAATCGGTGATTTATTCAAAAATTCTACGGCATTTTCAGGTGGTTCACAAGATGTGGTTGCTACAATTAATGGCGAAGATATCAACCGTAATGAGTTTCAACAAAAAGTAAAAAACTATCAAGATAGATCTGGTGGAAGACAAACGTCAACACAATCGATGAATGCGATTTACAATCAAGAGTTACGTAAAATTGTTTTACAAACTGAAACTGATGAATTGGGTTTGTCTGTTGAAAAGGATGAAATGAGAGATTTATTGAAGAATAGCTTTTCTTCTTATCCTGAATTTCAAGATGAAAATGGAAATTTTGATGTTAACCGTTTAAATGCCTTTATCGCCAATCTTAAAGACCTAAATGGCGAAGCTGCACCATTGGGCAATTTTATGGTTAACTATGATAGTTGGACAAACAACGAGCAGGCCATAGCAGCCAATGCCGTTCAGCAAACTTATTACAATATGATCAAAGCTGGTGTTGGCACAACCATCGCAGAAGCTGAAGATGAATATTTAGCTGATGCAAAAACCGTTGATATTCGTTATGTGCAAATACCTTATACAACAATCGCAGATAGTTTAGTTGAAGTTTCAAAAAGCGATATTAAGGCCTATATGGACAAACATAAAGACACTTATAAAACTGAGGCAACGACAGAAGTGGTTTACGTTGAGTTTAAGGAGGAAGCATCTAAGGCAGATGAAGAGAAAATTAAAGCGGATTTAATGGCTTTAAAATCAGATAAACAAGAATATAACGAGAGCAGCAAGAATACAGAAACCATTCCTGGATTTGATTCTGCTACTGATATGGAAGAATTTGTAAATTCAAATTCAGATATTAAATACAGCGATTCATATTTAAGAGCAGCTGAATTACCTGCTACAGTAAAAGATACGCTACTTAAATTGAACGTTGGCGATTATTACGGACCATATAAAGATGGAGAATACTATAAATTATCTAAAGTAGTTGCTAAAAAGCAAATGCCAGATTCAGTAAAAGTACGTCACATCTTAATTCCAAATGTTGGAGGTCAACGAGCAGATCCTTCAGTAACCAAGACGCCAGAAGAAGCAAAGAAAACAGCAGATAGTATTTTAGCTAAAATTAATAGCGGCACTAAATTTTTGGATTTATTGGATTTATCTTCTGATAAAGTCAGTAATGAAAAAGATGGTGAAATAGAGTTTGATTACAAAGCAGGAATGGCACCAGAATTTAAAGCCTATGCTTTTGAAAATGAAGTTGGTGATATTGATGTGGTACAAACTTCTTTTGGATACCATATTATTGAAATATTAGATCAAACGAGTTTTAACCAAACGGTGAAACTGGCAACTTTAGCTGATGAAATTGAACCTTCAGACGAAACGTTACAAGAAGTGTTTAATAAAATGTCCAAATTCGAAATTGCTGCAAAAGATGGTGATTTTAATGAATTGGCAAAAGAACGTGATTTAACGGTTAAGCCGATAACGTTTAAAGAATTGGATGAAAATATTCCAGGTTTAGGAAGCCAAAGAAATGTGGTACGTTGGGCTTTTGAAGACGATACTGAAGTAGGTGATTTTAAGAATTTTCCAATTTCTAATTTTGGATTTATCGTCGCTAAGGTCGTAGATAAAAGAGAAAAGGGAATGATGAGTACGGAAGACGCTTCCATTACAGCATTACCAGAAATAAGAAAAGAGAAGAAAGCGAAGATGATTCGTGAAAAGATCACTGCAACAACTGTGGCTGACATTGCTAAAAACCAAGGTCAGAGTGCCAGAAACGCAGCAGCAGTTACGCTTAGCAATACAACCTTGTCAGGCGCTGGTGTAGAGCCTAAAGTTGTAGGTGCGGCATTTGGCTTGGAAGAAGGAGAAACATCTAAGCCAATTGATGGTGAAAAAGGTGTTTATGTTGTGGAAGTAACTAAGATTAACGAGGCAACGGAATTAGACAATTATACCTCTATTATGAACAGATTAAATTCTGAACGTAGAAATGCAGTTCAGAGCAAAGTATTCACAGCTTTGGAAAAGGCGGCAGAAATAGAAGATAATAGAGCAAAAACGGTTTACTAA
- a CDS encoding Fur family transcriptional regulator: MKEVEQVLESKQIRITAMRMLIYKFLAEKEVAVTLSDIENAFAKADRTTLYRTVKTFEDKGIVHQIDDGTGITKYALCEQGCSCDIKTDLHLHFHCNNCNATVCLTEHKIPQIKVPDGFVSENVNLVIKGICDKCSS, encoded by the coding sequence ATGAAAGAAGTAGAACAGGTATTAGAGTCAAAACAAATTCGTATTACAGCAATGCGTATGTTAATTTATAAGTTTCTTGCAGAAAAAGAGGTCGCTGTTACTTTAAGTGACATAGAAAATGCGTTTGCAAAAGCAGACAGAACTACTTTATACAGAACCGTAAAAACATTTGAAGATAAAGGAATAGTTCATCAAATAGATGATGGCACAGGAATTACCAAATATGCATTGTGTGAACAAGGTTGTAGTTGTGATATAAAAACAGATTTACACTTACATTTCCATTGTAATAATTGCAATGCAACCGTTTGCTTAACAGAACATAAAATCCCTCAAATAAAAGTACCAGATGGTTTTGTGTCTGAAAACGTCAACTTGGTTATAAAAGGTATTTGTGATAAGTGTAGTAGTTAA
- a CDS encoding heavy metal translocating P-type ATPase codes for MKKKKVNLRDLKPNSEKQHSHDNGHNHNNPKSVSNLKTYLPAIFSFVMLIVGIAVDYFEAFPHFSGWIRILWYVVAYIPVGFPVVKEGWESIKKGDFFTEFFLMSIATIGAFIIGEYPEGVAVMLFYAVGELFQNAAVNRAKGNIKALLDVRPKEANVLRDGDYKSVSPEDVNIGEKIQIRVGEKIPLDGVLLSEKASLNTAALTGESKPDSILKKAKVYAGSINLESVIEVEVTNKFEDSSIARILDLVQNATARKSKTELFIRQFARIYTPIVVFLAIGVTFIPYFFVDDYAFRDWLYRALIFLVISCPCALVISIPLGYFGGLGAASKNGILFKGASFLDAMTKINTLVMDKTGTVTKGVFKIKEVKAIGWKETQFMQYLMAMEEQSTHPIAKAILEYKSEGEDFEAQEVSEIAGKGLKGIVNGKIVLVGNKALMLANNIEVPNETESIVESIVLVAIDNKFAGYVVIADELKEDAKQTIVNLQKVGINNIMMLSGDKDSITQQVAKELNIKNAKGGLLPEDKLNEVENLKKNPENKVAFIGDGINDAPVLAASNVGIAMGGLGSDVAIETADVIIQTDQPSKVVRAIKISRSTRKIVWQNIILAFGVKVIVLILGAGGLATMWEAVFADVGVALLAILNAVRLQRMRWDKK; via the coding sequence ATGAAAAAAAAGAAAGTTAATTTAAGAGATTTAAAACCAAATTCGGAGAAACAACATAGTCACGATAATGGTCATAATCATAACAATCCTAAAAGTGTTTCAAATTTAAAAACCTATTTACCAGCTATTTTCAGTTTTGTAATGTTAATAGTAGGTATTGCTGTAGATTATTTTGAAGCATTTCCTCATTTTTCTGGCTGGATTCGTATTCTTTGGTATGTAGTGGCCTATATTCCTGTTGGTTTCCCTGTAGTTAAAGAAGGTTGGGAAAGTATTAAAAAAGGCGATTTCTTTACAGAATTCTTTTTAATGTCTATTGCTACAATTGGTGCATTTATCATTGGTGAATATCCAGAAGGTGTTGCTGTAATGCTATTCTATGCAGTAGGGGAATTATTTCAAAACGCAGCAGTCAACAGAGCAAAAGGTAATATAAAAGCATTATTAGATGTTAGACCAAAAGAAGCCAATGTACTTCGTGATGGTGATTATAAAAGTGTTTCGCCAGAAGATGTAAACATTGGAGAGAAAATTCAAATTCGTGTTGGTGAAAAGATTCCATTGGATGGTGTTTTATTATCTGAAAAAGCATCATTAAATACCGCAGCTTTAACAGGCGAGAGTAAACCTGATTCCATTCTGAAAAAAGCAAAAGTTTACGCAGGTAGTATTAATTTAGAAAGTGTTATTGAAGTTGAAGTAACCAACAAGTTTGAAGATAGTTCTATTGCCAGAATATTAGATTTGGTTCAAAATGCTACAGCACGCAAATCTAAAACAGAATTATTTATCAGACAGTTCGCTCGTATCTATACACCAATAGTAGTGTTTTTAGCGATAGGCGTAACATTCATTCCTTACTTTTTTGTAGATGATTATGCGTTTAGAGATTGGTTGTACAGAGCCTTAATTTTCTTGGTAATATCTTGTCCTTGTGCATTGGTAATTTCTATTCCATTGGGTTATTTCGGTGGTTTGGGGGCAGCATCAAAAAATGGAATATTGTTTAAAGGTGCTTCATTTTTAGATGCAATGACCAAGATAAATACATTGGTGATGGATAAAACAGGCACGGTTACTAAAGGTGTTTTCAAAATCAAAGAAGTAAAAGCAATTGGTTGGAAAGAAACCCAATTTATGCAATATTTAATGGCGATGGAAGAACAATCCACGCATCCAATTGCTAAAGCAATTTTAGAGTATAAATCAGAAGGAGAAGATTTTGAAGCTCAAGAGGTTTCTGAAATTGCAGGTAAAGGATTAAAAGGCATTGTGAATGGTAAAATAGTTTTAGTAGGAAATAAAGCCTTAATGCTTGCAAATAATATTGAGGTACCAAATGAAACAGAAAGTATTGTGGAATCTATTGTATTGGTTGCAATAGATAACAAGTTTGCTGGTTATGTGGTAATAGCAGACGAATTAAAAGAAGATGCCAAACAAACAATTGTCAATTTACAAAAAGTAGGAATCAACAATATTATGATGCTTTCCGGTGACAAAGATTCCATTACTCAACAAGTCGCCAAAGAGTTAAATATTAAAAATGCTAAAGGTGGATTATTACCAGAAGATAAATTAAACGAAGTCGAAAATTTAAAGAAGAATCCTGAAAACAAAGTGGCTTTTATTGGTGATGGTATTAATGACGCACCTGTATTGGCAGCAAGTAATGTAGGTATTGCAATGGGCGGTTTAGGGAGTGATGTCGCCATAGAAACCGCAGATGTCATCATTCAAACAGACCAACCTTCAAAAGTAGTTAGAGCCATTAAAATAAGTCGTTCCACAAGAAAAATTGTTTGGCAGAATATCATTTTAGCATTTGGTGTTAAAGTTATTGTCTTGATTTTAGGAGCAGGTGGTTTAGCCACAATGTGGGAAGCTGTTTTTGCAGATGTTGGTGTTGCACTTTTAGCAATATTGAATGCTGTAAGATTACAAAGGATGCGTTGGGATAAAAAATAA
- a CDS encoding SpoIIAA family protein, whose product MIQLINTDKDNLISAKISGNISKSDVEKIHPLIHNIIEQSKKVDFYFEMEDFTGYTLKGFWEDIKVDSAHISDYGKMAFVGEKKWQEFAAKVTDFFTSSEVKYFDLKDKELAKNWILQ is encoded by the coding sequence ATGATACAATTAATCAATACAGACAAAGACAATTTAATATCAGCAAAAATTAGCGGTAACATATCAAAGAGTGATGTGGAAAAGATACATCCACTTATCCATAATATTATCGAGCAAAGTAAAAAGGTAGATTTCTATTTTGAAATGGAAGATTTTACAGGTTATACCTTAAAAGGGTTTTGGGAAGATATAAAGGTAGATAGCGCACACATTTCCGATTATGGGAAGATGGCTTTTGTTGGTGAAAAAAAATGGCAGGAATTTGCAGCAAAAGTTACTGACTTTTTTACAAGTTCAGAGGTAAAGTATTTTGATTTAAAAGATAAAGAATTGGCTAAAAATTGGATTTTACAATAG